In one Roseburia intestinalis L1-82 genomic region, the following are encoded:
- a CDS encoding FeoA family protein yields MMPLTMLNTGEPSTIKKVGGKEETRRFLENLGFVPGGEVTVISEIDGNMIVNIKDSRVAIGKDMANKIMV; encoded by the coding sequence ATGATGCCGCTTACTATGTTAAACACAGGAGAACCGAGTACGATTAAAAAAGTCGGTGGAAAAGAAGAAACCAGAAGATTTTTAGAGAATCTTGGCTTTGTTCCAGGCGGAGAAGTTACAGTCATATCAGAGATCGACGGTAATATGATCGTCAACATCAAGGATTCAAGAGTTGCGATCGGAAAAGACATGGCGAATAAAATTATGGTATAA
- a CDS encoding glycoside hydrolase family 2 TIM barrel-domain containing protein: MRLEKYFEDPEILHVGTEETRCCCEPQDENGESRRNCLSGNWKFHYFSSAAEVFAGIAGEGKGADITDVCRHINEGGWDSIPVPSCWQNHGYDSHQYINVRFPIPFDPPYVPDENPCGLYETEFLRESQTQSRSYLYFEGVDSCFYVWVNGTFAGYSQVSHSPSEFEVTELLADGTNRLDVLVLKWCDGTYLEDQDKFRMSGIFRDVWLIERPCDFVRDYTVTTGITFGEDQVTPQSAEVCLSLSRSTGGSRRELFVRAILRDASGSVEAEGQTTLVSNGSEAKLVFPVKHPRLWSAETPYLYTLEIRTENEILHQNVGIREIHIESSVVKLNGRPIKIRGVNRHDSNAKTGYTISREQLEEDLKLMKSHNINAIRTSHYPNAPWFPEYCDRYGFYVIAEADIEMHGVTSFYGGSSKKTFCTLAMDPMFDKAVIDRVERCVKRDKNAPCILIWSLGNESGYGNSFEKAGRWVKAYDPTRLTHYEGAVYEAEGHVNDTSMIDLYSRMYPHVEWIDEYFADPGNKKPYFMCEFVHAMGNGPGGIRAYMDRMYRYEGFLGGCVWEWCDHAIYDGVAENGKERYLYGGDHGERFHDGNFCVDGLLYPDRTPHTGLREWKNAICPVFVTEIDAANGMFLVENRFDFLEASGEAELCYEIKAGGSAQDETVILADGTKELPHLLPHEKAALTIPVPKLPENMDVYVKLTFIRKKAVEYAACSSTFGFAQFCMQERKVSVLQRENRAEHEVVLVEEPEEWIVLCGTLRVAFGKKTGAPTGIFKDGKSILWGHAGYQIYRAPTDNDIQIKEKWKEAGYDAAMTKVYHSDAFCLDGEAHYVADIGIAAIYRQPAVHLHADWCVNRWGRVIVTLDAHKDMAMPPLPRLGIMLPVERSMRHVTYYGYGPDESYIDKREHCYVDMFQAEVEDLHENYIRPQENGSHYHCRYVSLENEKYRLLAEADNYLDFNVSDYTVEELAGKRHNFELEPASGSLLSLDARMMGIGSNSCGPDLPEEFLRDEAHTVWKVQLQIEEL; this comes from the coding sequence ATGAGACTGGAAAAATATTTTGAAGACCCGGAGATTTTACATGTGGGGACGGAGGAGACGAGATGCTGCTGCGAGCCACAGGATGAAAACGGAGAGAGTCGCAGAAACTGTCTTTCCGGAAACTGGAAATTTCATTATTTTTCCAGTGCGGCAGAAGTGTTTGCAGGCATTGCCGGTGAGGGAAAGGGCGCGGACATAACGGATGTCTGCCGGCATATAAATGAGGGGGGATGGGACAGTATACCGGTTCCATCCTGTTGGCAGAACCATGGATATGACAGCCACCAGTATATCAATGTGCGGTTTCCGATCCCGTTCGATCCGCCCTATGTCCCGGATGAAAATCCGTGCGGGCTGTACGAAACAGAATTTTTGAGAGAGTCACAGACACAGTCGCGCAGTTATCTTTATTTTGAGGGTGTGGATTCCTGCTTTTATGTGTGGGTAAACGGAACATTTGCAGGTTACAGTCAGGTTTCCCATTCGCCGAGTGAATTTGAAGTGACAGAGCTGCTGGCCGACGGCACAAACCGTCTGGATGTTCTCGTGTTAAAATGGTGTGACGGTACATATCTGGAAGATCAGGATAAGTTCCGGATGTCCGGTATTTTCCGGGATGTCTGGCTGATCGAACGCCCATGTGACTTTGTGCGTGATTACACAGTGACGACCGGGATCACGTTTGGGGAAGATCAGGTAACACCGCAGAGCGCGGAGGTCTGTCTTTCCCTTTCCCGCTCGACGGGCGGCAGCAGGCGGGAGCTTTTCGTGCGTGCCATACTAAGAGATGCTTCCGGCAGCGTGGAAGCAGAGGGGCAGACAACACTGGTGTCGAATGGAAGTGAGGCAAAGCTTGTGTTTCCGGTAAAACATCCCAGGTTATGGAGCGCGGAGACGCCGTATCTGTATACGCTTGAGATTCGGACGGAAAACGAAATCCTGCATCAGAATGTGGGCATACGGGAAATCCACATTGAGTCATCCGTAGTGAAACTAAATGGGAGACCGATCAAGATACGCGGTGTGAACCGCCATGACAGCAATGCAAAGACAGGCTATACCATAAGCAGGGAACAGTTGGAGGAAGACCTCAAATTGATGAAATCGCATAATATTAATGCGATCCGCACCAGCCATTATCCCAATGCACCGTGGTTTCCGGAGTACTGTGACAGATACGGTTTTTATGTGATCGCAGAGGCGGATATTGAGATGCACGGAGTAACTTCTTTTTATGGGGGCTCTTCAAAAAAGACTTTTTGTACGCTGGCAATGGATCCGATGTTTGATAAGGCAGTAATAGACCGCGTGGAGCGCTGTGTAAAGCGGGATAAAAATGCACCCTGTATCCTGATCTGGTCGCTTGGGAACGAGTCCGGTTACGGAAATTCGTTTGAGAAAGCAGGACGTTGGGTCAAGGCATATGACCCGACACGCCTGACACATTACGAGGGGGCGGTTTATGAAGCAGAAGGTCACGTAAACGACACATCCATGATCGATCTTTACAGCAGAATGTACCCGCATGTGGAATGGATTGATGAGTATTTTGCAGATCCGGGAAACAAAAAGCCTTATTTTATGTGTGAGTTTGTCCATGCAATGGGAAATGGACCGGGCGGTATCCGCGCCTATATGGACCGAATGTACCGTTATGAGGGATTTTTAGGGGGCTGTGTCTGGGAATGGTGCGATCATGCCATTTATGACGGTGTGGCAGAGAACGGAAAAGAGCGCTATCTGTATGGGGGCGATCACGGGGAACGCTTTCACGACGGCAATTTCTGTGTCGATGGGCTGCTCTATCCAGACCGTACACCGCACACGGGACTTCGGGAATGGAAAAATGCGATCTGTCCGGTTTTTGTCACAGAGATCGATGCAGCCAATGGTATGTTCCTGGTGGAAAACAGGTTTGATTTTCTTGAGGCATCCGGCGAGGCAGAGCTGTGTTATGAGATCAAAGCGGGGGGAAGTGCACAGGACGAAACAGTCATTCTTGCAGATGGAACAAAAGAGTTGCCACATCTGCTGCCGCATGAGAAAGCAGCCTTGACGATCCCGGTGCCAAAGCTGCCGGAAAACATGGATGTGTATGTAAAACTGACGTTTATCCGGAAAAAAGCGGTGGAATATGCAGCGTGCAGCAGTACGTTTGGATTTGCACAGTTTTGCATGCAGGAGCGGAAAGTATCGGTTTTGCAGAGGGAAAACAGAGCGGAACATGAGGTCGTACTTGTGGAGGAGCCGGAGGAATGGATCGTATTATGCGGTACACTTCGTGTTGCCTTTGGGAAGAAGACCGGAGCGCCGACCGGCATTTTCAAAGATGGAAAATCTATTCTCTGGGGACATGCGGGATATCAGATTTACCGTGCACCCACAGACAATGACATCCAGATCAAGGAGAAGTGGAAAGAGGCAGGCTACGATGCGGCAATGACCAAAGTATATCATTCCGATGCATTCTGTCTGGACGGGGAGGCACATTATGTGGCAGATATAGGGATTGCAGCCATATACCGTCAGCCGGCAGTGCACCTTCATGCCGACTGGTGTGTGAACCGCTGGGGCAGGGTCATAGTAACGCTTGATGCGCACAAAGATATGGCGATGCCGCCGCTGCCACGGCTTGGGATCATGCTGCCGGTTGAGCGCTCTATGCGTCATGTTACTTATTACGGCTATGGACCGGATGAAAGCTATATTGATAAAAGGGAACACTGTTATGTCGATATGTTTCAGGCAGAGGTAGAAGACCTGCATGAAAATTATATCAGACCACAGGAGAATGGAAGCCATTATCACTGCCGATATGTCTCACTTGAAAATGAAAAATACCGTCTGCTTGCGGAGGCAGATAATTATCTGGATTTTAACGTTTCGGATTACACGGTGGAAGAACTGGCAGGAAAAAGGCATAATTTTGAACTGGAACCGGCGTCTGGTTCCTTACTGTCGCTGGATGCGCGGATGATGGGCATTGGAAGTAATTCCTGTGGACCGGATCTGCCGGAAGAGTTTTTGCGCGATGAGGCGCATACCGTGTGGAAGGTACAATTACAGATAGAAGAACTGTAA